A genomic window from Cucumis melo cultivar AY chromosome 8, USDA_Cmelo_AY_1.0, whole genome shotgun sequence includes:
- the LOC103485152 gene encoding pentatricopeptide repeat-containing protein At3g51320 yields the protein MARISTRQLFRFTHFPLPLPFKSVGRSSSPFSAFPEPDHSPETTNPPRHDQSHSLLQSCESVRELFQIHGHLITSGLFNYHFWANRVLLQASEFGDIVYTILIFRHIKVPNTFCVNRVIKAYSLSTVPLEAVFVYFEWLGNGLRPDSYTFLSLFSACASFGCGASGRKCHGQAFKNGVDSVMVLGNSLIHMYGCCGHIELGRKVFDEMSTRDLVSWNSIVTAYARVGDMYTAHDMFDVMPERNVVSWNLMISEYLRGGNPGCAMKLFRNMVNVGIRGNNTTMVNVLGACSRSARLNEGRSVHGFMYRTSMKFCVFIDTALVDMYSKCQRVLIARRVFDRMMSRNLVTWNAMVLGHSLHGNPKDGLKLFEEMAAELREMIEETGNGKKFKQDEGKRKVFPDQITFIGVLCACARAGLLKDAKNYFDEMIKVFLVRPNFAHYWCLANVYVAVGLIEQAVEILRNMPEDFSSESVVWIDLLTTCRFVGDVSLGEQIAKYLIDIEPKNDSYYRLLLNMYAVAGRWEDVSRIKLLMKEKRLGTMPGCRLVDLKEIVHDLKLGNHLQERMKETNTVIH from the coding sequence ATGGCAAGGATTTCCACTCGACAACTCTTTCGTTTCACACACTTCCCCCTCCCTTTGCCATTCAAATCCGTTGGTCGATCTTCCTCTCCATTCTCCGCTTTTCCAGAACCAGATCATTCACCCGAGACTACGAATCCTCCTAGACATGACCAAAGCCACTCGCTTCTTCAATCATGTGAGAGCGTAAGAGAATTATTTCAAATCCATGGCCATTTGATTACCTCTGGTCTTTTTAACTACCATTTTTGGGCCAACAGAGTTCTATTGCAGGCCTCGGAGTTCGGTGACATCGTTTATACTATTTTGATCTTCAGACATATCAAAGTTCCAAATACCTTCTGTGTTAATAGAGTAATTAAGGCTTATTCTCTTAGCACAGTTCCTCTAGAGGCTGTATTTGTGTATTTTGAATGGCTTGGTAATGGACTTCGACCAGATTCCTACACTTTTCTTTCACTTTTTTCCGCTTGTGCGAGTTTTGGCTGTGGGGCTTCTGGGCGTAAGTGCCATGGACAAGCTTTCAAGAATGGGGTTGACTCTGTGATGGTTTTGGGAAATAGTTTGATTCATATGTATGGCTGTTGTGGCCATATTGAGCTCGGTCGGAAGGTGTTCGACGAAATGTCAACACGGGATTTGGTATCTTGGAATTCAATTGTTACTGCTTATGCGAGAGTTGGAGATATGTATACTGCGCATGACATGTTCGATGTAATGCCTGAGAGAAATGTTGTGTCTTGGAATTTGATGATTAGTGAGTATTTGAGAGGTGGGAATCCGGGCTGTGCAATGAAGTTGTTTAGGAATATGGTGAATGTGGGAATCAGAGGGAACAATACAACAATGGTGAATGTTCTTGGTGCTTGTAGTCGGTCGGCAAGGCTGAATGAAGGAAGATCGGTTCATGGTTTTATGTACCGTACTTCGATGAAGTTTTGTGTATTTATCGACACGGCATTGGTTGACATGTATAGCAAATGCCAGAGAGTATTGATTGCACGTAGAGTTTTTGACAGGATGATGAGTCGAAATTTGGTTACCTGGAATGCAATGGTTTTGGGGCATTCTCTACATGGGAATCCTAAAGATGGACTTAAGCTGTTTGAGGAAATGGCTGCCGAATTAAGAGAAATGATTGAGGAAACAGGCAATGGCAAGAAATTCAAGCAAGATGAAGGTAAGCGAAAAGTTTTCCCAGACCAAATTACATTTATTGGCGTTCTATGTGCCTGTGCCCGAGCAGGACTGCTGAAAGACGCTAAGAATTACTTCGACGAGATGATCAAAGTATTTCTTGTGAGACCAAATTTTGCCCACTACTGGTGTTTAGCCAATGTTTACGTTGCAGTAGGGTTGATAGAGCAGGCTGTGGAAATACTAAGGAACATGCCCGAGGACTTCTCATCAGAATCGGTTGTATGGATTGACTTGCTCACTACATGTCGTTTTGTGGGGGATGTTTCTTTAGGAGAACAGATAGCAAAATATTTGATTGACATAGAACCTAAGAATGACTCATACTATAGATTGCTTTTGAATATGTATGCTGTAGCTGGGAGATGGGAGGATGTTTCTAGAATCAAACTattaatgaaagaaaaaagacttGGAACGATGCCGGGATGTAGACTAGTAGATCTGAAAGAGATTGTTCACGATTTAAAACTAGGAAATCATCTGCAAGAGAGGATGAAGGAGACAAACACAGTGATTCATTAA
- the LOC103485154 gene encoding uncharacterized protein LOC103485154 yields the protein MVRISKALLKEASSGFTNTLSQILVCPLSKQPLRYCEASNSLISDTIGVSFPIRDGIPCLVPKEGRIIENDDALKGEDTVEITREK from the exons ATGGTGAGAATAAGCAAAGCCCTTCTGAAAGAAGCCAGCTCCGGTTTCACCAACACGCTCTCCCAAATCCTTGTCTGCCCCCTCTCCAAACAACCTCTAAG gTATTGTGAGGCGTCGAATTCTCTTATCAGCGATACGATTGGTGTTTCTTTCCCT ATAAGGGACGGAATTCCTTGTTTGGTGCCGAAGGAAGGAAGAATAATCGAAAATGATGATGCATTGAAAGGTGAGGATACTGTTGAGATTACTCGAGAAAAATGA